A segment of the Superficieibacter sp. HKU1 genome:
TGAATACGTTCTCTACCTATATGGTGCATGACAAAACCAATTACAGCGTCAATGAACCCAGCAGTTCCGGGAAAACGCTGACGATCCGCTTTGTTAATCAGCGCCATTATCGCGCCCAGCAGTGTTTTATGTCGGTACTTCTGCTGGATAATGCTGACGGCTCGACCATGCTGGATAAGCGTTATTTTATTACCGACACTAATCAGATCGCCATCCAGGACGATCTGTTTAACAGTCTGTCAGTCGTGCTGACGCAGCCCTGGCCCGAAAGCATGCAGGCACAGCTTGCCCAGTTCCGCGTTCCACAGCCCACCTCATTATCGCGCTTATACGAAGCGCGTCAGCTGGCCTTTAGCGGCGATGTGCAATCGCTGAATAAAGCCAGCGCGCTGCTGGATACACTCACTAAACAATCGCCTGAATTTACCTATGCCTGGGAAGGAAAAGTGCTGGTGGATGTCCTGCGTCAATCTCAACAGACATTCGATGCTCAGCAAGCAGCAGCATTAGAGGCAGAACTGAAAAAGTTAGAGCAAATTCCCGGTATTCAGCAAACATCCTTATTCTATAAAGTGCAGACGATTTATTTATTGGGCAAAGGCAATGTCGATGATGCCTACAATGCCATCAATAAAAGCATTGCTCTGGAGATGTCATGGCTGAACTATGTGCTGCTGGGGAAAGTATACGAGATGAAAGGTGAAAACCGGCTGGCGGCAGATGCCTATCTCACCGCATTTAATTTGCGTCCCGGCGAAAACACCTTGTACTGGATTGAAAATGGCATATTTCAGACATCCATAGACAAAGTTGTACCTTACCTTAAGGTTTTTCTTGCTAAAGAATAATGCGAAGGCTGGCATCAGTGAAAGAAATAGTTTAATTGATGCCAGCAAAACGTAATAAAAATGTTATTAAAAATATTAAATGTTAAGTTTAATAACACAAAACCCGCCGGTAAAATCTCTTACAACTCCATGTAAATAAAGCATGTTTATCTTTTCCTGACAGATTTGTTTATCTTTTTTATGTTACCTGTAAAAGCTCAAGTTATCACTTTTACGATGTTTGTGTTTATTTCACTTTTACTTTAGGACTTTACTTAGCCTGCTCAGTAATCTTATCGGCAGTTGGACGGGTCAATGATTATTTATGATTCACCGATCCGGTTCTCAAAATACCGCTGAGGAGATATAAACATGAGTTCTGCCAAAAAAATCGGGCTATTTGCCTGTACCGGTGTGGTTGCCGGTAATAT
Coding sequences within it:
- the cadC gene encoding lysine decarboxylation/transport transcriptional activator CadC — protein: MQQSVVRVGEWLVTPSVNQISRQGRQITLEPRLIDLLMYFAQHPDEVLSRDNIIDNVWMRTIVTNHVVTQSISELRKSLRDGDEHSPEYIVTVPKRGYKLTASVVWPDETDIASALPPVPASAAPAEMPAAPAPSPTAPLPAVKTGKSRIGTWLLFLLSLIALIALILMSVIHHSPAVTKSRLLLNPRDIDVRFDGGNSCNNWVSQKSYAIGLGGLITTSLNTFSTYMVHDKTNYSVNEPSSSGKTLTIRFVNQRHYRAQQCFMSVLLLDNADGSTMLDKRYFITDTNQIAIQDDLFNSLSVVLTQPWPESMQAQLAQFRVPQPTSLSRLYEARQLAFSGDVQSLNKASALLDTLTKQSPEFTYAWEGKVLVDVLRQSQQTFDAQQAAALEAELKKLEQIPGIQQTSLFYKVQTIYLLGKGNVDDAYNAINKSIALEMSWLNYVLLGKVYEMKGENRLAADAYLTAFNLRPGENTLYWIENGIFQTSIDKVVPYLKVFLAKE